ACCCCCTTAATTAATtagatataattaaataattaaaaactgcaATAGCTAATCCAAGTAATAATTTCGTAGCCACTACTATTTTTtcatctttaattaattaaaagaaaaatcaagGAACATTAacaatgtttgtaatttttgaaagtatATAAACCTGTTGAGATTGTAAccccccattagcaacttggcatggcgcatgcctTGGAGTTATTGCTAATACCTCACTCTGCCTACTTTttcttccttgcggagcagcttTTTTATGGTATGGGGATCCACCGCGATGAAGGGTTCAGGTCTTATCATGTTAGTGGATGGTGCGGAGCGAgagagctcatcagccagttcattcctggctatacctttgtgatcGGGGATCCAGATgaggtgcacttggttacgttCCGCTAGGTTATTCAGCCGTTCTTTACACTTCTGCAACAGCAGCGATTTAATCTCATAGACAGAGattgctttaagtgccgctCGACTATAGCTAAGTATGGTAATACGTTCGATTGGATAGTTGctttggaggtttatctctatgcaccgacttatggtaaaaacttctgcctgaaaaatgcTCGGAAGGTTTCCCATAGGTATGGAGGGTTTGGCGCGTGGTCCTGCGACTCTTGCACCAATTCCCTCCTACGTTTTCAAGCCGTCGGTGTATCACTTGATTGTACTATCCTAAGCTTTAAAGTGGATCATTTCATTCTGTCTTGCTGCTaagggtaaccttgaacttcttgGTGAAGTTTAGCCTTTTGGTAATGCTGTGTCTTGAGAGAAGAGCCAATGGTATTACACCACTTAACTCTTTTATCCGCTGGGACGGGATTAACTCACATCTGCCACGCCCTTCTGTTGTCATTTGTAGTATGTTTGGCTAACTGACCGACTACTAGCTGAAGTGATATGAGCTcaagcatgacttcaagtgctgccgtCGGACAAGTGCGCAGTGCATCCGACATGCAGATGCATTCCAGTTGTTGCAGCTACGATATTTGGAGTCCTGCCGAAGTCTGCGAGGCTTTTGAGTCCGAGACCACCGCATCATATATGATTATCGTTTGCACGATCATGATGTAGAACCCCCTAACGATACTCTGCTTGGATTTACCAGCTAGTCGATTGTACACCACGGTCCGTCTCAGACACTCATTTTTTGAATCGTTCTCCGACTTTAGCCTTTTTTGATGGATTTAAAAGATCAAAATGGTTCTTTTCCGACTTTAGCGTTTATATAATGGGGCTTAATTTTTCCTTCCGCAAAGTCAATATGAGCCTTGCCTGATCCACTATTTTCGTTGTATCTTACGTTTTAAAATCAGagttgtaagtatgtattttaaaacGCAACACTAAATGAAAGATAAGAGTATTTTGACaagctttattaaaataactatattttacagagttgccacctgcaCGTTTCACagcacaaaaatttaaaattcaatagtTTAAGTGTGACATTACACACTCTGTATGTTCTTAACTCAAAATGTCTTTGAAAGGTTTACAATCAGTAATAAGCCCTCTATTTCTTTTTCCAGCACCCAACCACAGAATACAGCCTGTCAGGCGATGAAGGATCGCCGCTGCTGTTGGACGCGTGGCAAAGTCATTGGCGGCAGTTCCGTACTCAACACTATGCTATACATACGTGGAAACCGGCGCGATTTCGATCAGTGGGCATCGTTTGGCAATCCCGGTTGGGGCTACGAAGATATATTGCCGTACTTCCGCAAATCGGAAGATCAACGTAATCCATACTTGGCGCGCAATAAACGTTACCACGGCACAGGCATGTCAAAATCATAAAATCTATAATATCAGCGCTCATATtaacacttttttttcaatttcaaggTGGTCTTTGGACTGTGCAAGACTCACCTTACAACACGCCATTGGGGCCTGCCTTTCTACAGGCCGGCGAGGAAATGGGCTATGATATTGTGGACGTGAATGGTGAGCAGCAAACGGGTTTCGCATTCTATCAGTTCAACATGCGACGCGGTTCGCGTGCCTCCACCTCTAAGAGTTTTCTACGCCCTGCGCGTTTGCGCAAGAACCTCGACGTGGCGATGTATGCCCACGTTACGAAGGTGCTGACGCACCCAGAAACCAAACGTGCCATCGGCGTGCAGTTCATACGCGATGGAAGCCTACAGACAGTCTATGCCACACGCGAGGTTATACTCTCGGCTGGCGCGATAAGCTCACCTCATTTGATGATGCTGTCGGGTATCGGACCTGCGGATGAACTGCAACGCGTGGGCATACCACTGGTGCAGCATCTACCCGGTGTCGGTCAGAATTTGCAGGATCACATAGCTGTCGGCGGCATTGCATTCCTTATCGACTACCCCATTTCCATTGTGATGAAGCGTATGGTTAACATTAATACCGCATTGCGTTACGCCATCACGGAGGATGGACCGCTCACATCTAGCGTGGGTTTGGAGGCAGTAGCTTTCATTAATACCAAATATGCCAATGCCAGCGACGACTGGCCTGACATGAGCTTTATGATGACCTCAGCATCGGTCATGTCGGATGGCGGTTCGCAAGTAAAAACTGCGCATGGTTTATCAGACGAGTTCTACCAAGAGGTATACAGCGAAGTGAACGACCGTGATGTTTTCGGCATCTTTCCCATGATGTTGCGGCCCAAAA
The DNA window shown above is from Bactrocera tryoni isolate S06 chromosome 4, CSIRO_BtryS06_freeze2, whole genome shotgun sequence and carries:
- the LOC120774645 gene encoding glucose dehydrogenase [FAD, quinone], producing MVLGLGLGAAAGAIFKASAGSKAAVTAGAAAVGASKLGIAIAGAIKIATTIIGVSKLAILPFLIAAIAYYNYDLFDPENRPFNVPAVSLAYDFIIVGGGSAGCVLASRLSEVPHWRILLLEAGGQETEISDVPLLSLYLHKSKLDWKYRTQPQNTACQAMKDRRCCWTRGKVIGGSSVLNTMLYIRGNRRDFDQWASFGNPGWGYEDILPYFRKSEDQRNPYLARNKRYHGTGGLWTVQDSPYNTPLGPAFLQAGEEMGYDIVDVNGEQQTGFAFYQFNMRRGSRASTSKSFLRPARLRKNLDVAMYAHVTKVLTHPETKRAIGVQFIRDGSLQTVYATREVILSAGAISSPHLMMLSGIGPADELQRVGIPLVQHLPGVGQNLQDHIAVGGIAFLIDYPISIVMKRMVNINTALRYAITEDGPLTSSVGLEAVAFINTKYANASDDWPDMSFMMTSASVMSDGGSQVKTAHGLSDEFYQEVYSEVNDRDVFGIFPMMLRPKSRGFIKLASKNPLRYPLLYHNYLTHPDDVNVLREGVKTAVAMGETQALKRFGARFWSKPLPNCKHLPQFTDEYWDCAIRQYTMTIYHMSGTAKMGPPSDPWAVVDPQLRVYGVPGLRVIDASIMPTITNGNIHAPVVMIAEKGADMIKELWLSSTQWRTKRARSDLEPICNVTGVAENTLKNESTGS